GTAAGCGGTACGGCAGTCGCCCCGGGTGGCGTTGGCCACGTTGCGTCCGAACCGCTGTTCCTTGGTTTCCTTCCATTCCTTGCCCTTGTTCAGCTTTGCCGCCGCCCAGTTCATCGGCGGCGGTTCCAGGTTGTTGGCCATCTTGCGGGCGGCGCCGCGCGCCGCGTCCGGATCGAAGTCCGGCACGCCTTCGGCCGGGGCCGGCTCGGCGGGCTGGGCCGGAACCATGGTCATCGCTGGCGGCGAGGCGGTATCCAGCTCGGCACGTTCGGGCTCGGGGCGCCCGGCCGCCACGCGTGCGGATGCGGAAGGCGTGATGGACGCGGGGCGGGCGGCCTGCTTGACCGGCTTCGCCGGCCCGGCTGGCGGTTCGACGATGGCGACCGGCTCCGGCATTGGCTTCGGTGGCGGCAGGATGCGCACTGTCAGCGGCTGGGCCCAGCGTGGCTCGTGCGATGGCATGGGCGGCACCGAAGGCGTACGCAGCATAGCCAGCAGCAACACGTGCAGCACGAAGGAAATCGCCACGCCGGCCACGAGCCTGCGGCGTGGCCTGGTCGGGTAAGTCAGGGTCTGTTGCATGGCTCCACGTCCTGGAACAGGGATGCCAGTTTCTCACATTGCACATTTGATAATCCACCGAGGCAAGAATATTTTATCGGGATCTTGACGCCCAACTGTCATCCGCGTATGATCTTGCTTCTTCGGAGTGTAGCGCAGCCCGGTAGCGCATCTGGTTTGGGACCAGAGGGTCCAAGGTTCGAATCCTTGTACTCCGACCAAGATTCATCAAAAACCCCTGCAAGTTTCGGCTTGCGGGGGTTTTTGTTTGTGCGCGCGGTTTGTCGCCGATTTGTAGCCGATTTATAATCGGCTTCGACCGGGTTCATTTGCACTTGGCATCTGGCACGAAATAATGTATAGTTCTGCTTCTTCGGAGTGTAGCGCAGCCCGGTAGCGCACCTGGTTTGGGACCAGGGGGTCCAAGGTTCGAATCCTTGTACTCCGACCAAGATTCATCAAGAACCCCCGCAAGTTCACGCTTGCGGGGGTTTTTGTTTGCGCGAACCGTTTACTGTTTACTGCCGGGTTCGTGTCACATCGGTGCCTGGCACCAAGGTGACATCGGTGCCTGGCACCAAAGTGACACGAGCCCGGCAATGATCAGGCGCTGCGCTTGGCCAGCAATGCATTCCCGGCACGGCTGGCGCTCTTGCGCCCGAGGAACTGGGAGATGTATTGCCCGGCGTCGGCCACTGCATCGAGATCGATACCCGTTTCGATGCCCAGGCCGTTCATCATGTACAGCACATCCTCGGTCGCCACGTTGCCGGTTGCGCCCTTGGCATACGGACAGCCGCCCAGCCCGGCGACGGACGAGTGGAAGATCGAAATGCCCAGTTCCAGCGACGCGTAGATGTTCGCCAGCGCCTGGCCATAGGTATCGTGGAAGTGGCCGGACAGCGCTTCGACGCGGAACGCGCCGATCGCCGTCGTCATCACCGCCTGGGCATGGCGCGGCGTGGCCACGCCGATCGTGTCGGCGATGTCGATCTCGTCGCAGCCCAGGTCGCGCATCCGCGCCACCACGTCCGCCACGGCGGCCAGCGGCACCTCGCCCTGGTACGGGCAGCCGAACGCGGTGCTGATGCTGCCGCGCAGCCGCACGCCATGTTCCTTCGCGGCGCGGGCCACCGGCTCGAAGCGCGCGATCGATTCGGCGATCGAACAGTTGATGTTACGCTGCGAGAAGGCTTCCGACGCGGAGCCGAAGATCACCACTTCATCGGCCCTGGCTGCCAGCGCGGCTTCGAAGCCCTGCAGGTTCGGCGTCAGCACGGAGTAGACGACGCCGGGCTTGCGCGCGATGCCGGCCATCACATCGCGGCTCGTCGCCATCTGCGGCACCCATTTCGGCGACACGAACGCCGCCGCTTCCACGTTGGCGAAGCCGGCGGCGGACAGGCGGTCGACCAGCGCGATCTTCACGTCGGCCGGCACGTTTTCCTTTTCGTTCTGCAGGCCGTCGCGCGGGCCCACTTCGACGATCTTCACTTTCTTCGGCAGGTTCATGTCGGTATCCAGTCAATATCCCGGTTCAATATCCAAGCTCGCGATCGACGACGTCCGCGACCGGCTCTCCGCGCTCCAGCTGCCCGATCTTGCCGGCGATCTGGCGCACGCTTTCGTCGCGCAGCGTCAGCGCCGAAATGTGCGGCGTGATCGTGATGCGCGGCTCTTCCCAGAACGGATGCTGCGCCGGCAGCGGCTCGTTGCGGAACACGTCCAGCGTGGCGCCGGCGATATGGCCGGACTGGATATAGGCCAGCAGGTCCGGCTCCGCCAGGTGGGCGCCGCGGGCCACGTTGATCACATACGCTCCCCGCGGCAGCTTGCCCAGGTTGGCGCGGTTCAGGATGTTGGCGGTGGCCTCCGTCAGCGGCAGCATGCAGACGACCACGTGCGTGCTGCGCAGGAACGCGTCGAGCCCGTCGTCGCCGGCAAAGCAGCGCACGCCGTCGATCGCGTCATCGGTGCGTTTCCAGGCCTGCAGCGGAAAGCCGAACGGGCGCAGGCAGTCCAGCACGCGCCGTCCCAGCGCGCCGGCGCCCATCACTCCCACGGTGAACGTATCGCGCTCGTGCGCGGCCAGCGGCCGCCATTCGCCCACGGCGGCCTGGTCGTCGTACTGGTCGAAGCGGCGGAAATGGCGCAGCACCGCGTGGACGACGTATTCGCCCATCTGCACACCCATGCCGGCATCGCCCAGGCGCACGACCGGCACGTGGCGGGGCAGGGCGCCATTCTTCAGCAGCGCATCGGCGCCGGCGCCCATCAGGAAGATCGCCTTCACTTCGGCCAGTTCGCGCAGCATCGCCTCGGGAGGCGCCCAGACCACGGCGTAATCGCAGGGCGGCAGCTTGTCGCCGCCGCTCCACGTCACGCATTGCGCCCCCGGCAGGTTGCGCGCGAAGTCGTCGGCCCACGGGGCGACGTTGCCATCGCTGCGGTACAAAAGGATGCGCATTCAGTTCTCCTCAGGCGGCGGCGCGAAAGGCCAGCAGCGGCGCGCCGTCCGTCACCTGGTCGCCCACCGCATACAAGATCTCATCCACCGTGCCGTCGTGCGGCGCGGTGATCGTGTGTTCCATCTTCATCGCTTCCATGATGACGAGCGGCTCGCCTTTCTTCACGTCCTGCCCCTGCGCCGCCAGCACGGCGACCACCTTGCCCGGCATCGGCGCGGTGAGGCGCCCGCCTTCGGCTTCGCTCTCGCCGGCATGCGCCATCGGGTCCTGGTAATGCAGCACATGGTGGCCGCCGCCGGTAAAGACGTGGAACGTGTCGCCATCGCGGCGCACGGTGCCGTGCACCGACGCATCGCCGAGCCGCACCGACAGGTCGGCGCCATCGCGCGCCAGCAGCGCCACGTCGACGGCCAGGCCGCGAATGCCCAGCTCCCAGCCGTGCGGCAGGTACGTGAACACGGGCGCGTAGTCCTTGCCCGCTTCGTCGCGGAATGCCAGCGTGCGGGCATAGCGCGCGTTCAGGCGCCAGCCCAGCGCATTGCTCCATGGGTCGCCCGGATTCGTGCCGCGCGCCTGCGCCGTCTCGTGTCCGATCAGCGCCACGGCGGCCAGTGCCAGCGCCGCCACCGGCACCGAGCGCGCCGGCGGGAACAACACCCCGGCGTTACGCTCGATCAGGCCCGTATCCAGGTCGGCGTTGGCGAACGCATCGCTTTCCACCAGGCGCTTGAGGAACGCCACGTTGCCGGCCAGCCCCACGATCTGGTACTGCGTGAGCGCCTGCGCCA
Above is a window of Pseudoduganella dura DNA encoding:
- a CDS encoding hydroxymethylglutaryl-CoA lyase gives rise to the protein MNLPKKVKIVEVGPRDGLQNEKENVPADVKIALVDRLSAAGFANVEAAAFVSPKWVPQMATSRDVMAGIARKPGVVYSVLTPNLQGFEAALAARADEVVIFGSASEAFSQRNINCSIAESIARFEPVARAAKEHGVRLRGSISTAFGCPYQGEVPLAAVADVVARMRDLGCDEIDIADTIGVATPRHAQAVMTTAIGAFRVEALSGHFHDTYGQALANIYASLELGISIFHSSVAGLGGCPYAKGATGNVATEDVLYMMNGLGIETGIDLDAVADAGQYISQFLGRKSASRAGNALLAKRSA
- a CDS encoding 2-hydroxyacid dehydrogenase, with the translated sequence MRILLYRSDGNVAPWADDFARNLPGAQCVTWSGGDKLPPCDYAVVWAPPEAMLRELAEVKAIFLMGAGADALLKNGALPRHVPVVRLGDAGMGVQMGEYVVHAVLRHFRRFDQYDDQAAVGEWRPLAAHERDTFTVGVMGAGALGRRVLDCLRPFGFPLQAWKRTDDAIDGVRCFAGDDGLDAFLRSTHVVVCMLPLTEATANILNRANLGKLPRGAYVINVARGAHLAEPDLLAYIQSGHIAGATLDVFRNEPLPAQHPFWEEPRITITPHISALTLRDESVRQIAGKIGQLERGEPVADVVDRELGY